From Chryseobacterium salivictor, a single genomic window includes:
- a CDS encoding FkbM family methyltransferase, which produces MMKIIQDLKSLLLQILQLIKNYLDRNKTNIKTGITTAEVNRISNLASLQENKAKLFSKDFYFSDNNGFLHSLNEIFDQEVYKFNSDNQAPLIIDCGSNYGLSILYLKKLFPKSRIIAFEPDAKIFQILNRNIINYNLKDVELHNEAVWTVDTDLNFYSEGSLGGRISNAEQNHYTVKAIDFKKYLNQKIDFLKMDIEGAENSVIFDIKDYLKNVDKLFLEYHGIVGENQNLGDILNMLSSVGFQYYIRVAGETMRYPFCGERPKIFNQQLNIFCYRN; this is translated from the coding sequence ATGATGAAAATAATACAAGATTTAAAGTCTCTGCTGTTGCAAATTTTACAGCTTATTAAAAATTATTTGGATAGGAACAAGACTAATATTAAAACGGGGATTACCACTGCTGAAGTAAATAGAATATCTAATTTAGCAAGTCTTCAGGAGAATAAAGCGAAACTATTTTCTAAAGATTTTTATTTTTCTGATAACAATGGATTTTTACATTCACTAAATGAAATCTTTGATCAGGAAGTCTATAAATTTAATTCTGATAACCAAGCTCCTCTTATTATCGACTGTGGCTCCAATTATGGGCTAAGTATTCTCTACTTAAAAAAACTTTTTCCTAAATCTAGAATTATTGCTTTTGAGCCTGATGCAAAAATTTTTCAAATTCTGAACAGGAATATTATAAACTACAATCTTAAAGATGTAGAGTTACATAATGAAGCGGTCTGGACAGTAGATACAGATTTGAATTTTTATTCAGAAGGATCTTTAGGAGGAAGAATATCAAATGCTGAACAGAATCATTACACAGTAAAAGCAATTGACTTTAAAAAATATCTCAATCAAAAGATTGATTTTTTGAAGATGGATATTGAAGGAGCGGAAAACTCGGTGATTTTTGACATAAAAGACTATTTAAAAAATGTTGATAAACTCTTTTTAGAATATCACGGAATTGTAGGTGAAAACCAGAATCTTGGAGATATTTTAAATATGCTTTCCAGTGTGGGGTTTCAATATTACATAAGAGTTGCCGGAGAAACGATGCGTTATCCATTTTGTGGTGAGCGACCTAAAATATTCAATCAACAGTTAAATATATTCTGTTATAGAAACTAA
- a CDS encoding glycosyltransferase, protein MISIIICSRTPEISPQLFQNIEESIGYDYEIIVIDNSKKIYSIFEAYNIGIKNSKGNYWCFAHDDILLHTQNWGKEIKKIFENDEEIGLIGIAGSKIKTRMPSAWFDCDESLKVNSLIQHFNSDKVKLWERGWKDSRNEEVSVIDGVFMVGRKNDSIKFNEELSGFHNYDLNLSLAYKNANYKVIVTRNVLIEHFSIGKIDKSWYISALQFDTEYGRYLPLKVNDIISKSDFRLQELKNGTTFCLYLINNDLKFEAIKYWIKLISLKPVSKFHLHFIKLLLK, encoded by the coding sequence ATGATTTCAATAATAATTTGTTCCAGAACTCCGGAAATAAGTCCCCAACTTTTTCAAAATATTGAAGAATCAATTGGTTATGACTATGAAATAATAGTAATTGATAACTCAAAAAAAATCTATTCTATTTTTGAAGCGTACAATATAGGGATTAAAAATAGCAAAGGAAATTACTGGTGTTTTGCTCATGATGATATTTTGTTACATACTCAAAATTGGGGAAAGGAGATCAAGAAAATTTTCGAAAATGACGAGGAGATAGGTTTAATTGGAATTGCAGGTTCAAAAATAAAAACCCGAATGCCCTCTGCTTGGTTTGATTGCGACGAAAGTTTAAAAGTAAATTCTTTGATACAACATTTTAACTCAGATAAAGTTAAATTGTGGGAACGGGGCTGGAAAGACAGCCGCAATGAGGAAGTTTCTGTTATTGATGGTGTTTTTATGGTGGGTAGGAAAAATGATTCCATTAAATTTAATGAAGAATTGAGCGGCTTTCATAATTACGATTTAAATCTTTCACTCGCTTATAAAAATGCAAATTATAAAGTTATCGTAACGAGAAACGTATTGATAGAACATTTTTCTATTGGGAAAATTGACAAATCGTGGTATATCTCTGCTTTACAATTCGATACTGAATATGGAAGATATTTACCTTTAAAAGTGAATGATATCATTTCTAAATCCGATTTCAGATTACAGGAATTAAAAAACGGAACGACGTTTTGTTTATATCTAATAAATAACGATTTGAAATTTGAGGCAATCAAATACTGGATCAAATTAATAAGTTTAAAGCCCGTTTCAAAATTTCATCTTCATTTTATTAAATTACTCTTAAAATAA
- a CDS encoding glycosyltransferase family 2 protein has product MPPPVAVSIIIPNYNHALYLKQRIDSVLQQTFQDFELIILDDCSTDNSRQIIEEYRTHPKVSKMVYNEQNSGGVFKQWIKGIENAKGEYIWIAESDDYADENFLQQTLKVIEKDDFIGMVFTNTNTVNSEGEFRWTTEENKSNCYAELATLDNTINKDNASQFLVSEMIIANASSVLFRKSSLVAINFEELKKFVNTGDRFVYLGIALQSNIVYISKPLNFMRSHEHNTTKKSFENGNIHKDRLRVLNYYFNDLCATELNCRNVVAFYKTNYLSFIHYGDYYDNAALLKKLKERNEIQNSFYHVVMFNLFLFRKANINSRILKGLYYRILVRQNSL; this is encoded by the coding sequence ATGCCTCCCCCAGTAGCAGTTTCAATAATCATTCCCAACTACAACCATGCTTTATACCTAAAGCAAAGGATCGATTCTGTGCTGCAGCAAACCTTTCAGGATTTTGAATTGATTATTTTGGACGACTGTTCCACAGATAACAGCCGACAAATAATTGAGGAATACCGTACGCACCCCAAAGTGAGCAAAATGGTGTATAATGAACAAAACTCCGGCGGTGTCTTTAAGCAGTGGATCAAAGGAATAGAAAACGCAAAAGGTGAATATATCTGGATCGCCGAAAGTGATGATTATGCTGATGAAAACTTTCTACAGCAAACCTTAAAAGTAATTGAAAAGGATGATTTTATTGGGATGGTTTTTACCAATACGAATACGGTAAATAGTGAAGGGGAATTCCGCTGGACTACTGAAGAAAATAAATCTAATTGTTATGCTGAACTAGCAACTTTAGACAATACCATCAATAAAGACAATGCTTCTCAATTTCTGGTCTCTGAAATGATTATCGCAAATGCGAGCAGTGTACTCTTTAGAAAAAGTAGTTTGGTGGCTATTAATTTTGAAGAACTTAAAAAATTCGTCAATACCGGTGACCGATTTGTTTATTTGGGAATTGCCTTACAGTCAAATATTGTTTATATTTCTAAACCATTAAATTTTATGCGGTCGCATGAGCACAATACGACGAAGAAAAGTTTTGAAAACGGGAATATTCACAAAGACCGCCTCAGGGTTTTGAATTATTATTTTAATGATCTTTGTGCCACCGAATTAAATTGCAGAAATGTTGTTGCCTTTTACAAAACCAATTATTTATCTTTTATTCATTACGGCGATTATTATGACAATGCCGCATTGCTGAAAAAGCTAAAAGAAAGAAATGAAATCCAAAATAGCTTTTATCATGTAGTGATGTTTAATTTGTTTTTATTTAGAAAAGCCAATATAAATTCAAGAATTCTCAAAGGATTATATTACAGAATTTTAGTACGACAAAACTCACTTTAA
- a CDS encoding glycosyltransferase, producing MTNPLFSILIAQYNNGKYFQDCYKSIMAQIYDHWEVIIVDDGSTDDSVAVMKEIIGNDARFKIEINSENKGCGFTKRKCAELATGEICAFLDPDDVITPDALSVMVDEHAKHPEASMIYSKPFWCDEYLNIQSERKSQQVENGVSDFFDLDGYLFAFLSYKNDFYHKTEGINSYLQRAIDKDLVLKLYETGPAFLKDKAMYKYRIHPNGISTNRNQDKAYFWYWVTIMDAAKRRNLNIEDLFIEKALQSRREVSLEKEIAAYNKSIIFKVLRKLGLFKLFVN from the coding sequence ATGACCAATCCACTCTTCTCCATCCTCATCGCCCAATATAACAATGGAAAATATTTCCAAGACTGTTACAAAAGTATTATGGCACAAATCTATGATCATTGGGAAGTCATTATTGTTGATGACGGTTCGACCGATGATTCCGTAGCAGTGATGAAAGAAATTATTGGCAATGATGCCCGTTTTAAGATTGAGATCAACTCTGAAAACAAAGGATGTGGCTTTACCAAAAGAAAATGTGCCGAACTGGCAACAGGTGAAATATGCGCTTTTCTGGATCCTGATGATGTAATTACCCCAGACGCACTTTCGGTGATGGTTGACGAACATGCAAAACATCCTGAGGCTTCTATGATTTATTCCAAACCGTTTTGGTGTGATGAGTATTTGAATATACAAAGCGAAAGAAAATCTCAACAAGTAGAAAACGGTGTGTCTGACTTTTTTGATCTAGACGGCTATTTATTCGCTTTCCTTTCCTACAAAAATGATTTCTACCATAAAACTGAAGGCATCAACAGTTACCTGCAGAGAGCGATAGATAAAGATTTGGTTTTAAAACTATACGAAACCGGCCCAGCTTTTTTGAAAGACAAGGCCATGTACAAATACCGCATTCACCCTAATGGTATTTCTACCAATCGGAATCAGGATAAAGCGTATTTTTGGTATTGGGTTACAATTATGGATGCCGCAAAAAGAAGAAACCTTAACATAGAAGATCTTTTTATTGAAAAGGCCTTACAAAGTAGGAGAGAGGTTTCACTGGAAAAGGAGATTGCTGCTTATAATAAATCAATCATTTTTAAAGTATTACGAAAGCTAGGTTTATTTAAATTATTTGTCAATTAA
- a CDS encoding glycosyltransferase family 2 protein, with amino-acid sequence MHKISIIIPIYNVEQYLPQCLDSVVTQTYPNLEIILVNDGSTDSCPQICEAYSEKDSRITVIHKQNGGLSDARNAGFNIATGDFISFVDSDDLLSPHFFQKLFQALTTHNADIAECEFKKFANEEEIKYFPDKAESSIKVFESEKMMEALFKGPLHVMVWNKLYKIALVRGKLFPVNRISEDVFWTYRIYGEAIKTVKINEELYFYRLRDDSIMGSRYSIKRLDSLDAYEEKIDYLKMKFPNLVQDVRKAYCFVLIDNYIQLRQHNEVDPDKFHRNIILEKIKSYNYWTELKKWRWKDLVWYKLFLWSPNGYASLRKYMDKKSKRLNVQK; translated from the coding sequence ATGCACAAAATAAGCATCATCATTCCAATCTACAATGTAGAGCAATATCTACCGCAATGTTTAGACAGTGTCGTCACCCAAACCTACCCAAATCTGGAGATCATTTTAGTTAATGATGGCTCAACAGATTCCTGTCCTCAGATTTGCGAAGCATACTCTGAAAAAGATTCCCGGATAACAGTAATCCACAAACAAAACGGTGGCTTATCTGACGCAAGAAATGCAGGGTTTAATATTGCCACCGGTGATTTTATTTCTTTTGTGGACAGTGATGATTTGCTTTCACCGCACTTTTTTCAGAAACTTTTTCAAGCACTCACCACGCACAATGCGGATATCGCAGAATGTGAATTTAAGAAATTTGCTAACGAGGAGGAAATCAAGTACTTTCCCGATAAGGCAGAAAGTTCCATAAAGGTATTTGAAAGTGAAAAAATGATGGAAGCACTATTCAAAGGGCCGTTGCACGTTATGGTATGGAATAAGCTCTACAAGATTGCATTAGTTCGTGGTAAGCTTTTTCCTGTGAACCGCATAAGTGAAGATGTATTCTGGACGTATAGAATATATGGTGAGGCCATAAAAACAGTGAAAATAAACGAAGAATTATACTTTTATCGTCTGCGAGACGATAGCATCATGGGGAGCAGATACTCAATTAAGCGTCTAGACAGTTTAGATGCTTACGAAGAAAAAATTGATTATTTAAAAATGAAATTTCCAAATCTTGTTCAGGATGTCAGAAAGGCTTATTGCTTTGTATTAATCGATAATTATATTCAATTAAGACAACATAATGAGGTTGATCCGGATAAGTTCCACCGAAATATTATATTAGAAAAAATAAAGAGTTACAATTATTGGACTGAGCTCAAAAAGTGGAGGTGGAAGGATTTGGTGTGGTATAAGCTTTTTTTATGGTCGCCCAACGGCTACGCGTCGCTACGGAAATATATGGATAAAAAGTCGAAACGGTTAAATGTACAAAAATGA
- a CDS encoding glycosyltransferase family protein translates to MRVLYVVGTNLRRNTSANISHNAYVQGLLENGCQVEILMSSSSWGEEDDALPIWTDAKYHIYNSVSLIDRVKSAFKNKIDKTRTNDKKVDVASEFTSGEDTPNHSFKIAIRNIIKTTYDFLFNTSYIYNLDRIWLRNAKHFKETSPYDLIISNSSPASSHKLVLDLFSKKHISKTRWIQIWEDPWFFDLYGGHNEKIRNEEHRLLRAAEEIFYVSPLTLEYQKQHFPNCASKMKHIPLPFLHLSEGTRRENVGNLKFGYFGDYYSKTRNLNPFYDAVVDSETEAYIYGDSDLTLPSTENVTVNGRVTLDRLNLLQNQVEVLVHLCNLKGGQIPGKIYHYSATTKPILFILDGTEREKKMIKEYFIKFNRYHFCENTKENILNTIISFKLGNEELVRQPVSNFAPKQVIAEILHGKMGWRI, encoded by the coding sequence ATGAGAGTTTTATATGTCGTTGGAACTAATTTAAGAAGGAATACTTCAGCAAACATCAGCCATAATGCTTATGTTCAGGGGTTATTGGAAAATGGATGTCAAGTGGAAATTTTGATGTCAAGTTCAAGTTGGGGCGAAGAAGATGATGCGCTTCCAATATGGACGGATGCCAAATATCATATATACAACTCTGTATCATTGATTGACAGAGTAAAATCAGCATTTAAAAATAAAATAGATAAAACGCGTACCAATGATAAAAAGGTTGACGTAGCCAGTGAGTTTACATCTGGAGAAGATACTCCGAATCACAGTTTTAAAATAGCTATAAGAAATATTATAAAGACAACGTATGATTTTCTTTTTAACACTTCTTACATCTATAATTTAGACCGCATCTGGTTACGAAATGCCAAACATTTTAAAGAAACCTCACCTTATGATTTAATTATTTCTAATTCAAGTCCTGCTTCAAGTCATAAGCTGGTTTTAGATTTATTTTCTAAGAAACATATTTCAAAAACTCGTTGGATTCAAATTTGGGAAGATCCTTGGTTTTTTGATCTTTATGGAGGTCATAATGAAAAGATAAGGAATGAAGAACATCGCTTATTGCGAGCAGCGGAAGAGATATTTTATGTAAGTCCACTCACGCTGGAATATCAAAAACAACATTTCCCGAACTGTGCTTCTAAAATGAAGCATATTCCACTGCCTTTCTTACACCTTAGCGAAGGAACGCGAAGAGAGAATGTTGGTAATCTTAAATTTGGCTATTTTGGTGACTATTATTCTAAAACTAGAAATCTAAACCCATTTTATGATGCAGTGGTGGACAGTGAAACCGAAGCATATATCTATGGTGATTCCGACTTAACGCTACCTTCGACAGAAAATGTTACTGTAAACGGGCGGGTAACTTTAGATAGATTAAACCTTCTGCAAAATCAGGTGGAGGTGTTGGTCCATCTTTGTAATCTGAAAGGTGGTCAAATCCCTGGTAAAATCTATCACTATTCTGCCACGACCAAACCAATTTTATTTATCTTAGACGGCACGGAAAGGGAAAAAAAAATGATCAAAGAATATTTTATCAAATTTAATAGATACCATTTTTGCGAAAACACAAAGGAGAACATTCTAAATACTATTATTTCATTTAAATTAGGTAATGAAGAACTGGTAAGGCAACCAGTATCTAATTTTGCACCAAAACAAGTCATTGCAGAAATACTTCATGGAAAAATGGGGTGGAGAATATAA
- a CDS encoding GT-D fold domain-containing glycosyltransferase — MKWSTIVVHQFNKALNVFKLNISDTGASIELLCQNNFSMARYGDGELNIMMGGDIHFQPYNSELAGRLKEILRSYDEQSALKIGVPLAINTTAGYNKTAKDFWEMNLSSGRMHWFRYCGLRKKFINASLTRCYIDYEEKEQSLLWFQQIQALWRNKKVLVVEGAASRMGVQNNLFDNTASVNRIITKSSDAWIVYAWILETTLKVAKNYDLILVSLGPTATVLAADVSKHGYRILDIGHISLEYDEYQNDGLGVNQNDCKIKYQNQIIEQIF, encoded by the coding sequence ATGAAATGGTCCACTATTGTAGTTCACCAATTTAACAAAGCGCTTAATGTGTTCAAGTTAAATATTTCCGATACCGGTGCATCAATCGAACTTTTATGTCAAAATAATTTTTCAATGGCTCGATATGGCGATGGTGAATTAAATATTATGATGGGCGGTGATATTCACTTTCAGCCGTATAATAGTGAATTAGCAGGAAGGTTAAAAGAAATTTTGAGATCTTACGATGAACAATCTGCTTTAAAAATTGGTGTGCCCTTGGCGATCAATACGACTGCCGGATACAATAAGACAGCAAAAGATTTTTGGGAAATGAACCTTAGTTCTGGTCGTATGCATTGGTTTCGATATTGTGGATTGCGGAAAAAATTTATTAATGCAAGCTTGACAAGATGTTATATCGATTATGAGGAAAAGGAGCAGAGCCTATTATGGTTTCAGCAGATTCAAGCACTTTGGAGAAATAAAAAGGTTCTTGTTGTAGAGGGTGCTGCCTCCAGAATGGGAGTTCAAAATAATCTTTTTGATAATACAGCTTCTGTTAACCGAATTATTACCAAATCAAGTGATGCATGGATTGTGTACGCTTGGATTTTAGAAACAACCTTGAAAGTGGCAAAAAACTATGACTTGATTTTAGTTTCTTTAGGCCCGACAGCAACTGTGCTAGCAGCAGATGTCAGTAAACATGGGTATCGGATTTTGGATATTGGTCATATTAGTTTAGAATATGACGAGTACCAGAACGACGGTTTAGGAGTAAATCAGAATGATTGTAAAATTAAGTATCAAAATCAAATCATTGAACAAATATTTTAA
- a CDS encoding glycosyltransferase family 2 protein, with the protein MQITVFTTTYNRAYILPNLYHSLLRQQTNDFEWLVIDDGSTDETAQLVAGWVADGPFPIRYFKTENGGKPRAINKAVELANTPYLFIIDSDDYLTDDVIPFFLSELQDFVRKPELVGLGIMRGNNPHQPLGSPRFGDQDFIDAPHLERNKYGLNFDCNELYKIEILRQFPFRVWEGELFSPEEIVLYEMDLHGYKVRWYNKVGVISEYLEDGLTVNAFSLLKKNPMGYAMSFNHQLKYKKTFKERFTSAYLMICYTLLGKNIFYLAESNDKLMTVLAFPVGVLVSVRRWWQFRKA; encoded by the coding sequence ATGCAGATTACCGTCTTCACTACAACTTATAATAGGGCTTATATTCTACCCAATCTCTATCATTCTTTATTGCGACAGCAAACTAATGATTTTGAATGGTTGGTTATCGACGATGGTTCTACCGACGAGACTGCCCAATTAGTAGCAGGGTGGGTCGCTGATGGACCGTTCCCAATTCGCTATTTCAAAACGGAAAACGGTGGTAAACCGCGCGCGATAAACAAAGCTGTTGAATTGGCAAATACCCCTTATTTATTCATTATTGACAGCGATGATTATTTAACAGATGACGTTATACCATTTTTCTTAAGTGAATTGCAAGATTTTGTCCGAAAACCTGAATTAGTAGGTTTAGGTATTATGAGAGGCAACAACCCACACCAACCTTTAGGATCGCCAAGGTTCGGCGACCAAGATTTTATAGATGCTCCTCATCTCGAAAGAAACAAATACGGTCTGAATTTCGATTGTAATGAACTCTATAAAATAGAAATTCTTAGGCAATTTCCCTTCCGCGTATGGGAGGGGGAGCTTTTCTCTCCCGAAGAAATCGTCTTATATGAAATGGATTTGCACGGCTACAAAGTTCGCTGGTACAACAAAGTGGGCGTAATTTCAGAATATTTGGAAGACGGACTTACCGTGAATGCTTTCAGTCTTCTCAAAAAAAACCCAATGGGCTACGCCATGTCTTTCAACCACCAACTGAAATATAAAAAAACTTTTAAAGAAAGATTCACCAGCGCTTACCTCATGATCTGTTACACCTTACTCGGTAAAAATATTTTCTATCTTGCAGAATCGAATGATAAACTAATGACCGTGCTGGCTTTCCCTGTAGGAGTGCTTGTGTCTGTGCGCAGGTGGTGGCAGTTTAGGAAAGCATAA
- the wecB gene encoding non-hydrolyzing UDP-N-acetylglucosamine 2-epimerase — protein MKKILLCFGTRPEAIKMASLVHELKTSNQFEIKVAVTAQHRQMLDQVLDFFEIVPDYDLDIMKENQSLNELCGRIFMKIDSVLQDYNPDLVLVHGDTTTSAVCAWAAFHRNIKVGHIEAGLRTFDKCSPFPEEVNRQITGRIADFHFAPTSISSQNLLAEKINPHNILITGNTVIDSLLWTKNKLDHNFGNLRIKELKQKLDFTKKIILVTGHRRENFGDGFLNICNALIKIAENSEVEIVYPVHLNPNVQMPILKLLSGISNIHLIDPLDYPTFVWMMSNSYFIITDSGGVQEEAPSLGKPVLVMRNTTERPEAVDAGTVILVGTDSQKIVAASEKLLNNEVEYNKMKQTHNPYGDGQASPRIRKFLENII, from the coding sequence ATGAAAAAAATCCTCCTTTGTTTCGGAACGCGCCCAGAAGCGATTAAAATGGCGTCATTGGTTCACGAACTTAAAACTTCCAACCAGTTTGAAATAAAGGTGGCGGTTACCGCGCAACACCGTCAAATGCTGGATCAAGTTCTGGATTTTTTCGAAATTGTTCCGGATTATGATTTGGACATCATGAAGGAGAACCAAAGTTTAAATGAATTGTGTGGACGAATATTTATGAAAATCGACAGCGTTTTGCAGGACTATAATCCTGATTTGGTTTTAGTACATGGTGATACTACAACCTCCGCTGTTTGCGCTTGGGCTGCTTTTCACAGAAATATAAAAGTAGGACATATAGAAGCCGGTCTTCGTACTTTTGATAAATGCAGCCCATTTCCAGAAGAAGTAAACAGACAAATTACGGGAAGAATTGCAGATTTTCATTTTGCGCCAACCTCAATTTCTTCACAAAATCTATTGGCAGAAAAAATAAACCCACATAATATTCTAATAACCGGCAATACGGTAATTGATTCCTTACTTTGGACTAAAAATAAATTGGATCATAATTTTGGAAATCTCCGAATAAAAGAGTTAAAACAAAAACTTGATTTTACAAAAAAGATTATTTTAGTGACAGGTCACCGGCGCGAAAACTTTGGCGATGGTTTTCTCAATATTTGTAATGCCTTAATCAAAATTGCTGAAAACAGTGAGGTTGAAATTGTATATCCCGTACATCTAAATCCTAATGTGCAGATGCCTATTCTGAAACTTCTTTCAGGTATAAGTAATATACACTTGATTGATCCATTAGATTATCCGACTTTTGTATGGATGATGAGTAATTCTTATTTTATTATCACCGATTCAGGTGGGGTACAGGAAGAAGCGCCATCGTTAGGAAAGCCGGTTTTAGTTATGAGAAATACAACAGAAAGACCCGAAGCAGTTGATGCGGGCACCGTTATTCTCGTGGGAACAGACAGCCAGAAGATTGTTGCTGCATCTGAGAAATTGTTAAACAATGAAGTGGAATATAATAAAATGAAGCAAACGCATAACCCATACGGGGACGGACAAGCCAGTCCGAGAATTCGTAAGTTTTTAGAAAATATAATATGA
- a CDS encoding glycosyltransferase family 32 protein translates to MIPKIIHYCWLSNDPFPKDIAAFIASWQLKLPEYEFMLWDLSRDQIGENLWVQQSFEAKKYAFAADYIRIYALYEYGGIYLDTDVEVIKSFDDLLHLPYFAGTEGGNWIEAAVLGAEKSADWLKDILTYFDKPFVNGDGSYAMVTLPQVMNSIIERKRQIIVADKKEIGENMDRNYQSHFYLFEEDFFSPKNMGTGVIKKTNNTYAIHHFAMSWIPTNQKMLPNIKRALMKMFGVHNINAVIGFLRLIKK, encoded by the coding sequence ATGATACCAAAAATCATCCATTATTGTTGGCTCAGCAATGATCCATTTCCCAAAGATATCGCAGCATTCATAGCATCATGGCAACTCAAATTGCCGGAGTATGAGTTCATGCTATGGGATTTAAGCAGGGATCAGATAGGCGAAAATCTATGGGTACAGCAATCATTTGAAGCAAAAAAATATGCCTTCGCAGCAGATTATATCAGAATTTATGCATTGTATGAGTACGGTGGTATTTATTTGGATACCGACGTTGAGGTAATCAAGAGCTTTGATGATTTACTCCATCTGCCTTATTTTGCCGGGACTGAAGGTGGCAACTGGATTGAGGCTGCAGTCCTGGGCGCTGAAAAGAGTGCTGATTGGCTGAAAGATATTCTCACTTACTTTGATAAGCCCTTTGTCAATGGGGATGGCAGTTACGCCATGGTTACTTTACCTCAGGTCATGAACAGCATTATTGAAAGAAAAAGACAGATTATAGTAGCCGACAAAAAAGAAATTGGTGAGAATATGGACCGAAATTACCAATCACACTTTTATCTTTTCGAAGAAGATTTTTTCAGTCCTAAAAATATGGGTACCGGTGTTATTAAGAAAACAAACAATACCTACGCAATACATCATTTTGCAATGAGTTGGATTCCGACAAATCAAAAGATGCTTCCAAATATTAAAAGGGCATTGATGAAAATGTTTGGGGTGCATAATATTAATGCTGTTATTGGGTTTTTGAGATTAATTAAAAAATAG
- a CDS encoding glycosyltransferase family 4 protein, with the protein MKVLYLTDQTFLHGGVEKVLSQKANYLTDQLGDEVTIVTYRQQNQKPVYAFSDKIKLIDLGVDYEIVKSYFHPHNLKKIPHHFASLKKVLKDIQPDVIISCSFGPDFYFMPFLEKQIPKIKEFHSSRHFYSENSYSAKDKLLNILSATLEKKYHQLVVLNESEKEFYQNNQITVIPNPAEISEKRAEVSSKKIMAAGRISPVKNFGDLIEAFAKVIKDFPDWELHFFGEDYVGTQGKLEQKINAYGLQNHIKFMGVSPDLKTEMQHYSIYALTSETECFPMVLLEALSVGMPVISYDSPTGPKHILTDNEDSFLVPYKNLDIFVEKLTELMQNEDLRHEMGQKGRQNVQRFSIEKVMHQWKDLFTSLINKTSNIQHLSPISQHPSPNI; encoded by the coding sequence ATGAAAGTTCTTTACCTTACCGATCAAACTTTTCTCCACGGTGGGGTAGAAAAGGTTCTATCCCAGAAAGCCAACTATCTTACAGATCAGTTGGGTGATGAGGTAACCATTGTAACCTACCGGCAACAGAACCAGAAACCGGTGTACGCTTTCAGCGATAAGATAAAGTTGATCGATTTAGGAGTGGATTATGAGATTGTAAAAAGTTATTTCCATCCTCATAATCTGAAAAAAATTCCGCACCATTTCGCCAGCTTAAAGAAAGTTTTAAAGGATATTCAGCCAGACGTCATAATCAGCTGCAGTTTTGGACCTGATTTTTATTTTATGCCCTTTCTGGAAAAACAGATTCCGAAAATCAAAGAGTTTCATTCCTCACGGCATTTTTACAGTGAAAATTCCTACTCAGCAAAAGACAAACTGTTGAATATACTGTCAGCGACTTTAGAGAAAAAGTACCATCAGTTGGTTGTTCTCAACGAGTCTGAAAAGGAGTTTTATCAAAACAATCAGATTACAGTCATTCCCAACCCCGCTGAAATTTCAGAAAAAAGGGCAGAGGTCTCTTCCAAAAAAATAATGGCTGCCGGTCGGATTTCACCCGTCAAAAATTTCGGTGATCTGATAGAAGCATTCGCCAAAGTGATCAAAGATTTCCCCGACTGGGAACTGCATTTTTTTGGTGAAGACTATGTCGGTACTCAAGGGAAATTAGAACAGAAAATCAATGCTTACGGTCTGCAAAACCATATCAAATTCATGGGCGTTTCCCCCGATCTGAAAACGGAAATGCAACATTACAGCATCTACGCCCTGACTTCTGAAACGGAATGTTTCCCCATGGTTTTATTAGAGGCGTTATCTGTTGGGATGCCTGTAATTTCTTACGACAGTCCCACCGGTCCAAAACATATTTTAACCGATAACGAAGATTCTTTTCTTGTCCCTTATAAAAATTTAGATATTTTTGTAGAGAAACTTACAGAACTGATGCAAAATGAAGACCTCCGCCATGAAATGGGACAAAAAGGACGACAAAATGTACAGCGCTTCAGTATTGAAAAAGTAATGCACCAATGGAAAGATCTATTTACTTCATTAATCAATAAAACATCTAACATCCAACATCTGTCACCCATCAGCCAACATCCATCACCTAATATCTAA